One genomic region from Candidatus Caldarchaeum subterraneum encodes:
- a CDS encoding AAA family ATPase codes for MSSPSPTRKKELSLRVAEARQRDIGRKIARVDSQGMKELELSPGDLIEITGRRSTVAIVWPPYKEDDGQGIIRIDGEIRRNSGVSVGEFVRVSKTTAKPATKIVLAPFEPLPFVGDFGRIVRSQLLNMPVAKGDIIVVPVLGMGVELKVSSTSPSPIVMVTESTVVEISSTTAKRIEEVSGVTYEDIGGLHDELQRIREMIELPLKHPELFRHLGIEPPKGVILYGPPGTGKTLIAKAIANETGAHFVSINGPEIMSKFYGESEARLREVFQEAEQNAPSIIFIDELDAIAPKRGEVTGEVERRVVSQLLTLMDGLKSRGQVVVIGATNRIEAIDPALRRPGRFDREIRIGVPDRNGRKEILLIHTRRMPLAEDVNIDELAEITHGFVGADIAALTREAAMNALRRFLPQIDLEKEVIPAEVLEKIKVTREDFANALRTIQPSALREVVLEIPNVKWDDIGGLENLKQELREAVEWPLKYPDVFKRLGIRPPRGILLYGPPGTGKTLLAKAVATESQANFISVKGPEVLSKWVGESEKAVREIFRKARETAPCIIFFDELDSIAPRRGIHTDAGVTDRIVNQLLTEMDGMQSLKGVVVLGATNRPDILDPALLRPGRFDRVLYVPPPDKNARLAIFKIHTREMPLDQDVDLEQLAALTEGYTGADIEAVVREAALIAARENINAQVVSMRHFGLALQKIKPSVGAEEKAEYDRIVSNFKKSMAYIG; via the coding sequence ATGTCAAGCCCATCACCAACCAGGAAAAAGGAGCTTAGCCTGAGGGTCGCCGAGGCTCGTCAAAGAGACATAGGGCGGAAAATAGCCCGCGTCGACAGCCAAGGAATGAAGGAGCTTGAACTAAGCCCCGGCGACTTGATAGAGATTACGGGTAGAAGAAGCACCGTCGCCATAGTCTGGCCGCCGTACAAAGAGGATGATGGACAGGGAATAATCCGGATAGACGGCGAAATTAGGAGGAACTCGGGAGTCAGCGTGGGCGAATTTGTCCGCGTAAGCAAAACAACAGCCAAGCCCGCTACGAAGATTGTTCTCGCACCTTTCGAACCTCTCCCCTTCGTGGGCGATTTTGGCAGAATTGTGAGAAGCCAGCTGCTCAACATGCCGGTTGCAAAAGGCGACATCATAGTGGTCCCCGTTCTTGGAATGGGTGTAGAGCTGAAGGTTAGCTCGACAAGCCCATCGCCCATAGTCATGGTTACGGAAAGCACCGTCGTAGAAATCAGCTCCACAACAGCTAAGAGAATCGAGGAAGTTTCAGGCGTCACATACGAGGACATCGGAGGGCTTCACGACGAGCTACAGCGGATTAGGGAGATGATTGAGCTTCCTCTCAAGCATCCAGAGCTGTTTAGACACCTGGGCATAGAGCCGCCAAAGGGAGTTATACTATACGGGCCGCCCGGCACAGGTAAAACACTTATCGCCAAAGCAATAGCAAACGAAACCGGGGCCCATTTCGTCTCCATAAACGGGCCTGAGATAATGAGCAAGTTCTACGGCGAGTCGGAGGCGCGGTTGAGGGAGGTGTTTCAGGAGGCTGAGCAGAACGCTCCCTCGATAATTTTCATAGATGAATTGGATGCGATTGCACCGAAGAGAGGCGAGGTCACCGGAGAGGTTGAGCGCAGGGTTGTCTCTCAGCTGTTGACTTTGATGGATGGGCTTAAGAGCCGTGGACAAGTAGTTGTGATAGGGGCCACAAACCGTATAGAAGCCATCGACCCGGCTCTCCGTAGACCGGGCAGGTTCGACAGAGAAATACGCATAGGTGTCCCCGATAGAAACGGGAGGAAAGAAATCCTGCTGATACACACGAGACGGATGCCTTTGGCTGAAGACGTCAACATCGACGAACTCGCAGAAATCACTCACGGCTTCGTGGGAGCAGACATAGCCGCGCTAACACGTGAAGCCGCGATGAACGCTTTGAGAAGATTCCTTCCACAGATAGATTTGGAGAAGGAGGTTATCCCGGCGGAGGTGTTGGAGAAGATTAAGGTTACGCGTGAGGACTTCGCAAACGCTTTGAGAACCATTCAGCCCTCTGCTCTCAGGGAGGTTGTTCTCGAGATACCTAACGTGAAATGGGATGACATAGGTGGGCTGGAGAATCTAAAACAGGAGCTAAGGGAAGCGGTTGAATGGCCGCTGAAGTATCCCGATGTGTTTAAACGGCTTGGAATAAGGCCTCCGCGTGGGATACTGCTCTACGGCCCACCGGGAACGGGAAAAACGCTTCTTGCCAAGGCAGTAGCCACCGAGAGCCAGGCCAACTTCATCAGCGTCAAGGGCCCCGAGGTATTGTCCAAATGGGTGGGAGAATCGGAGAAAGCGGTTCGCGAAATATTCCGAAAAGCTCGGGAGACAGCGCCCTGCATTATTTTCTTCGACGAGCTTGACTCTATAGCGCCTCGTAGAGGAATTCACACCGACGCAGGCGTCACCGACCGGATAGTCAACCAGCTGCTCACGGAGATGGATGGGATGCAGTCCCTCAAGGGAGTGGTTGTCCTCGGAGCAACAAACAGACCCGACATCCTAGACCCAGCGCTCCTCAGGCCTGGGAGGTTTGACAGAGTGCTCTACGTTCCTCCGCCCGACAAAAACGCCCGACTCGCGATATTCAAGATACATACTAGGGAGATGCCTCTTGACCAGGATGTTGACCTAGAGCAGCTGGCTGCGTTGACGGAGGGCTACACAGGGGCGGACATCGAGGCGGTGGTGCGGGAGGCCGCGTTGATAGCTGCCCGCGAAAACATCAACGCCCAGGTTGTCTCGATGAGGCATTTCGGGCTTGCGCTGCAGAAGATTAAGCCGAGTGTGGGCGCTGAGGAGAAGGCTGAGTATGATAGAATAGTCTCCAACTTCAAGAAATCCATGGCATACATCGGATAA
- a CDS encoding ABC transporter ATP-binding protein, whose protein sequence is MVSDHRVAVLDRDRCDSKKCGNWPCITYCPPVRNNIEAIKMGEDGFPIISETLCISCGICVKKCPFEAITIINLPTELREDVAHHYGVNKFKLFRLPYPEAGKVVGLLGKNGIGKSTALKILAGQLVPNFGILDRPVTWEEASRFFRGSLIQEHLSSISKGKSKVSYKPQNIAEIPKVVTGTVKQVLSRLGDAAAVEEVMEKLELTKLSDRDIRFLSGGELQRLAIAACLLRKADVYILDEPSSFLDIRQRLRMVEAVRNALRDNVKIVVADHDLAVLDYFSDTIFLFYGEPSVYGVVAGPYGVREGINIFIEGYIPDENMRFRSERIDFQVKPPTREQTSSEKLVWPSFTKTFEGFRLEVEEGWVYRGEVLGIVGPNGIGKTTFASIIAGVQETDQGFTFDPKAVSYKPQYPQADDRTVEEHLREAAGQEYDTSLYQSLILRPFGLEKLLEKNMKELSGGELQKVVVAECLSRKADIYVLDEPSAFLDVEERYHMAKILKRLALEKKVYVLLVEHDFTVLDFASSALMVFSGEPGVAGHGLSPTDLRTGFNMFLEQMDVSFRRDQTTKRPRINKRDSQLHRLQKKMGEYYYLST, encoded by the coding sequence ATGGTTTCCGACCACCGTGTCGCGGTCCTCGACAGAGACAGATGCGACTCGAAAAAATGCGGAAACTGGCCATGCATAACCTACTGCCCACCCGTCCGAAACAACATCGAAGCCATCAAAATGGGGGAAGACGGCTTCCCGATAATCAGCGAAACACTCTGCATAAGCTGCGGAATCTGTGTAAAGAAATGCCCCTTCGAAGCCATCACGATAATCAACCTTCCCACCGAGCTACGTGAAGACGTGGCCCACCACTATGGCGTCAACAAGTTCAAGCTCTTCCGACTACCCTATCCCGAGGCCGGCAAAGTCGTCGGCCTACTCGGCAAAAACGGCATAGGAAAATCAACCGCTCTTAAGATACTCGCTGGACAGCTTGTCCCCAATTTCGGCATACTCGACAGACCTGTTACATGGGAGGAGGCTTCACGGTTTTTCAGAGGCTCGCTCATCCAAGAACATCTCAGCAGCATCTCAAAGGGAAAGTCCAAGGTCTCATACAAGCCTCAAAACATAGCCGAGATACCTAAGGTGGTTACGGGAACGGTTAAACAGGTTTTGAGCAGGCTCGGCGACGCCGCAGCCGTGGAGGAGGTGATGGAGAAGCTGGAGCTGACGAAGCTCAGCGACCGCGACATCCGTTTCCTCAGCGGCGGAGAGCTGCAGAGGCTCGCCATAGCCGCATGCCTCCTCAGAAAAGCAGACGTTTACATCCTCGATGAACCATCCAGCTTTCTCGACATTAGGCAGAGGCTGAGGATGGTTGAGGCTGTGCGAAACGCTCTACGCGACAACGTCAAAATCGTCGTGGCCGACCATGACCTAGCGGTTCTCGACTACTTCTCCGACACGATTTTCCTCTTCTACGGCGAGCCATCTGTCTACGGTGTCGTCGCAGGCCCTTACGGGGTGAGAGAAGGCATCAACATCTTCATCGAGGGATACATTCCCGACGAGAACATGAGGTTCAGGAGCGAGCGTATAGATTTTCAGGTGAAGCCTCCGACACGTGAACAGACAAGCTCCGAGAAGCTTGTGTGGCCCAGTTTCACCAAAACTTTTGAAGGGTTTAGGCTCGAGGTGGAGGAGGGCTGGGTCTACAGAGGCGAGGTGCTCGGCATCGTCGGCCCCAACGGCATAGGTAAAACCACTTTTGCATCAATAATCGCAGGCGTGCAGGAGACCGACCAAGGCTTCACCTTCGACCCAAAGGCTGTAAGCTACAAGCCACAGTATCCGCAGGCCGACGACAGAACAGTTGAAGAACATCTCAGAGAAGCCGCGGGACAGGAGTATGACACCTCGCTCTACCAATCCCTTATACTCAGACCCTTCGGCCTCGAGAAGCTGCTGGAGAAAAACATGAAGGAGCTGAGCGGGGGAGAGCTGCAGAAAGTCGTCGTCGCAGAGTGTCTCTCGAGAAAAGCCGACATCTATGTCCTAGATGAGCCGAGCGCCTTTCTCGACGTCGAGGAGAGATACCATATGGCGAAGATTCTGAAAAGGCTGGCTTTGGAGAAAAAAGTGTATGTTCTATTGGTTGAGCATGATTTCACGGTCCTCGACTTCGCGTCATCGGCTCTCATGGTTTTTAGCGGCGAGCCTGGTGTAGCGGGTCACGGCCTCAGCCCAACAGACCTCAGAACAGGTTTCAACATGTTCCTTGAGCAAATGGACGTCAGTTTCCGCCGCGATCAGACCACTAAACGCCCCCGCATCAACAAGAGAGACAGCCAGCTCCACAGGCTCCAGAAAAAGATGGGCGAATACTACTACCTCTCCACTTGA
- a CDS encoding conserved hypothetical protein (KH domain, putative RNA-processing protein), with product MVSGKNFPHITHSSFVVNIPRERVGVLIGEGGSVKAEIERLLGVSLQVDSSEGTVVISLAKPVEEGGDPASLFKARDIVTAIGRGFSPEKALKLVEDGTVLTVIDLTDYVGDSPNHLARVKARVIGTQGKTRRIIEETCQVDVSVYGDTVAIIGEYENARAAEEAVVTLVRGAPHGAVYRMLNEYARRRKTGGLYPPRPRF from the coding sequence TTGGTTAGTGGAAAGAATTTTCCACACATCACTCATTCCAGCTTCGTGGTCAACATTCCGAGGGAGCGTGTGGGTGTGTTGATTGGCGAAGGCGGCTCCGTGAAAGCAGAGATAGAGAGGCTTCTCGGTGTCTCGCTTCAAGTGGACAGCAGCGAGGGAACCGTGGTCATCAGCTTGGCTAAGCCGGTGGAGGAGGGCGGCGACCCCGCCTCGCTGTTCAAGGCACGAGACATCGTCACCGCAATAGGTAGAGGTTTCTCACCCGAAAAAGCCCTGAAACTCGTAGAGGACGGAACCGTTCTGACAGTGATTGACTTAACTGACTACGTTGGCGACAGCCCAAATCATCTCGCGAGAGTGAAGGCTCGGGTGATCGGGACGCAGGGGAAAACACGCCGCATCATCGAGGAAACCTGCCAAGTCGATGTATCGGTTTACGGCGACACCGTCGCAATCATCGGCGAATATGAGAACGCCAGAGCGGCTGAAGAGGCTGTCGTAACCCTTGTAAGAGGAGCTCCACACGGCGCCGTCTACAGAATGCTCAACGAATACGCGAGAAGAAGAAAGACCGGCGGCCTTTATCCGCCGCGCCCCCGATTTTAG
- a CDS encoding conserved hypothetical protein (shikimate kinase domain) — MIIWVTGTPGVGKTTTGRMLAKRLGIGFIDLPEFVSANNLYTERLGDGTMVVDPRRLERHLSRNVKEDTVIAGHITVRVRGHETRCIVLRLNPLQLRKRLEERGYSVEKVAENVEAEFLGVVYLDAIRVFGKNRVSQIDVTGKEASDVVNRCVDVLEGRDAGDDVEWMSRLDEDILSQLLRYLSTAKTRGL; from the coding sequence ATGATAATATGGGTGACGGGGACTCCGGGGGTAGGCAAGACAACCACGGGTAGAATGCTTGCAAAACGTCTCGGAATAGGTTTCATAGACCTTCCCGAATTCGTATCAGCGAACAACCTGTACACGGAGAGGCTGGGGGACGGTACGATGGTTGTCGACCCACGGAGGCTTGAACGTCATCTATCTAGAAATGTTAAGGAGGATACGGTCATAGCGGGACACATCACGGTCAGGGTCCGAGGACATGAAACAAGATGCATAGTTCTCCGACTCAACCCTCTCCAGCTCAGGAAAAGGCTTGAGGAAAGAGGCTACAGCGTCGAGAAGGTCGCGGAAAACGTGGAGGCAGAGTTTCTCGGAGTGGTTTACCTCGACGCGATACGTGTGTTCGGGAAGAACCGTGTAAGCCAGATAGATGTGACTGGGAAAGAGGCTAGCGATGTGGTTAACCGATGTGTTGATGTCTTGGAGGGAAGAGATGCTGGCGATGATGTTGAGTGGATGAGCCGCTTAGATGAAGACATCCTCTCTCAGCTTTTACGCTATCTCTCAACAGCCAAAACCAGAGGATTGTGA
- a CDS encoding undecaprenyl-diphosphatase, which yields MDLGEALFLGVIQGFGEWLPVSSEGLVTLFSTLIFGSSFEYALAVAIWLHLGTLFAALLYLRKDVRLVLQGFKGDNEGRRLLRFLIVATLSSAVTAAPLLLFLRGLELSEKHFTITVGLLLIVTALVQRRAASGEQKIDTQTALVAGLLQGLSIMPGISRSGITLVALVGLGFNVRDALRLSYLMSIPAIAAAQVLPPLLTRGFTASPEMFAGAFAAFAVGLLTMRMLLSAAARLDRRLFMIPLGVAIVLLGLLL from the coding sequence GTGGATTTAGGCGAGGCGCTTTTTCTAGGAGTCATCCAAGGCTTTGGTGAGTGGCTTCCCGTCAGCAGCGAGGGACTGGTAACACTCTTCTCGACGCTTATTTTCGGCAGCAGCTTCGAGTATGCTCTCGCGGTCGCCATCTGGCTGCACTTGGGAACGCTTTTCGCAGCGCTTCTCTATCTTAGAAAAGATGTGCGTCTTGTTTTACAGGGGTTCAAAGGCGATAACGAGGGGCGGCGGCTTCTACGGTTTCTCATCGTGGCCACCCTATCCTCCGCCGTAACCGCGGCCCCCCTTCTCCTGTTTCTAAGGGGTCTCGAGTTATCTGAAAAACATTTCACCATAACCGTGGGCCTCTTACTCATCGTCACGGCCCTTGTTCAGCGACGGGCGGCCTCCGGCGAACAGAAAATAGATACACAGACCGCGTTGGTCGCAGGACTCCTGCAGGGCTTATCCATAATGCCGGGAATAAGCAGGTCGGGAATAACATTGGTAGCCCTCGTGGGCCTCGGGTTTAATGTCCGGGATGCACTGCGTTTAAGCTATCTGATGAGCATACCCGCGATAGCGGCTGCACAGGTTCTGCCTCCCCTGCTGACGAGAGGGTTCACAGCGAGTCCTGAGATGTTTGCGGGAGCATTTGCGGCGTTTGCCGTGGGACTGTTAACCATGAGGATGTTGTTGTCTGCTGCAGCGCGTCTCGACCGCCGCCTCTTCATGATACCTCTCGGTGTGGCGATTGTCTTGCTCGGGCTGCTGCTCTAA
- a CDS encoding lysine biosynthesis enzyme LysX (RimK-like ATP-grasp domain): MAGKPVIEIAFDTPRMEEKLLAKAVTAKGAELRLTNVKQNVFTLQKTSLDVCLVRCVSLYSAIHTAALREGSGVRSINSSEAIYLAGDKVLTVSRLKSANLPIPRTAVGLNTRAAEKALEKVGFPAVDKPPIGSWGRLIALVRDIDDFKLVAEHREMLPSGYMKTHIIQEYIDLPNRDIRTLVVGDEVVGAIYRYRASNDWRTNVALGGEPVQAFLNDELVEISLRAAKAVKGDVVSIDVFETTDGSYLVNEVNGVPEFKGLMKATGVNVPEKIIDYVIASTRR, from the coding sequence TTGGCTGGAAAACCCGTCATCGAGATTGCTTTTGACACTCCACGGATGGAGGAGAAGCTGCTGGCCAAGGCTGTGACCGCAAAAGGCGCCGAACTCCGGCTGACAAACGTCAAACAGAATGTCTTCACCCTCCAGAAAACCTCTCTAGATGTCTGTCTCGTGCGATGCGTCTCCCTCTACAGCGCCATACACACAGCAGCCTTGAGAGAGGGCTCAGGAGTCCGCAGCATAAACAGCTCCGAAGCCATTTACCTAGCCGGCGACAAGGTCTTGACAGTTTCGAGACTCAAGTCGGCGAACCTGCCTATCCCGAGGACAGCTGTGGGACTGAACACGAGAGCGGCTGAAAAGGCCTTGGAGAAAGTGGGGTTTCCCGCCGTCGACAAACCGCCCATCGGAAGCTGGGGAAGGCTCATCGCCCTCGTACGAGACATCGACGACTTCAAGCTCGTCGCCGAACACCGCGAAATGTTGCCCAGCGGCTACATGAAAACCCACATCATACAGGAATACATCGACCTGCCGAACCGCGACATCAGAACTCTCGTCGTAGGCGATGAGGTCGTTGGAGCAATCTATCGTTACAGGGCTTCAAACGACTGGAGGACAAACGTAGCACTCGGCGGAGAACCTGTTCAAGCATTTCTCAACGACGAGCTCGTGGAGATAAGCCTCAGGGCCGCGAAAGCGGTGAAGGGTGATGTTGTAAGCATAGATGTCTTCGAGACAACGGATGGCAGCTACCTCGTCAACGAGGTCAACGGCGTCCCCGAGTTCAAGGGACTGATGAAGGCAACAGGAGTAAACGTTCCCGAGAAAATCATCGACTACGTGATTGCCTCAACAAGAAGATAG
- a CDS encoding peptidase, zinc-dependent, translating to MLRLKVLNETGDEGLGSAAAARIAEVYGFDVFVENGFVSFAEKAWNPQRRQYNAEKLVKHMHAEGSLVLILTDRDLYVEGLNFVFGYAPPPVGVLSIHRLKPAVEVGGSGRSLLLERVLKEAVHEVGHLIGLGHCSARYCVMSFSNSVAEVDSKSGELCDGCRTRAIFLLRQSRSR from the coding sequence ATGTTGCGATTAAAGGTTTTGAATGAGACGGGCGACGAGGGACTCGGTTCGGCTGCCGCGGCGAGGATTGCGGAGGTTTATGGGTTTGATGTCTTTGTTGAGAATGGTTTTGTGTCTTTTGCCGAGAAGGCTTGGAACCCTCAGAGACGGCAGTATAACGCGGAAAAACTTGTGAAGCATATGCATGCCGAGGGGTCGCTTGTCCTCATCCTCACAGATAGAGACCTTTATGTCGAGGGCCTGAATTTTGTCTTCGGATATGCTCCTCCACCCGTCGGTGTTCTTTCAATCCATAGGCTGAAGCCCGCTGTAGAAGTTGGTGGGTCTGGGAGGTCTCTGCTACTTGAAAGGGTTTTGAAGGAGGCTGTTCACGAGGTTGGGCACTTGATTGGTCTGGGGCACTGCAGCGCAAGATACTGTGTCATGAGTTTCAGCAACTCTGTCGCCGAGGTTGACTCGAAAAGCGGCGAGCTATGCGATGGATGTAGAACCCGCGCTATCTTCTTGTTGAGGCAATCACGTAGTCGATGA
- a CDS encoding acetyl-CoA synthetase (ADP-forming), alpha and beta subunit, whose product MLEAFFNPCSIAVVGVSGDPHKLGRAIYDRLRQNKLAGVLKSRLYAVSSSITEIYGERVYRRVSEINDEVELVVVAVPATAVPDVVADAAGHGARAVVVISGGFSEAGNRELENRLRQVVVETGIRLLGPNTIGIIDPYTGVDTSFTRETKPFADGTWGRAIIYPRKGNVAIISQSGALAYHSIDLFGDRGVGLRAAACVGNQVDVNITMLADYFSDDPLTRVIVLYVEGVADGRGLLNAVLKARHRGKQVVVLKAGRTAVGGRAAYTHTASMVGEWDVFTGCLRQAGAMVVTGVEQMVDVAHLASLQKPPRNRKTLILTNAGGFSVLAAEHININGLETPQLSQQTVEKLLQLRESGAIPAVAVPANPLDLSGSATPEAFEKAYNTVAAEDFGIHLLMPFHIPPPMDESVVEKLVRIANGCGATVAAVDTGYSDWGQRIRKLLTENGVPAFESVEAAAQALSIYASASTPKRDSFPIFQQVHGEPQPMERKRLLSLLRVYGVEPAEERLVYNVDDALAAAEELGYPLVMKIASEKISHKSDLGGVVLGINTSEAAAEAFNKLMNLAKRLGVADDGVVLQETWTGLELLLSTKTDPSMGPVVTVGLGGVYTELWRDIITYAAPVTEEEALNMLDSLQHVRILNGYRNIPPINRRMIAKLIVRFSSIIPENPSINQLEINPLTIRGENVKAVDIRGLETKPTNL is encoded by the coding sequence ATGCTTGAGGCTTTTTTCAACCCCTGCTCAATCGCCGTAGTCGGAGTTTCGGGCGACCCACACAAGCTGGGCCGCGCCATTTACGACCGTCTGCGTCAGAACAAGCTCGCAGGTGTTTTGAAGTCCCGTCTTTACGCGGTCAGCTCCTCGATAACCGAAATTTATGGAGAGAGAGTTTACCGCCGAGTCTCGGAGATTAACGATGAGGTGGAGCTGGTTGTGGTCGCTGTCCCCGCAACAGCTGTTCCAGATGTTGTGGCTGACGCGGCTGGTCACGGGGCTCGGGCTGTTGTCGTGATCAGCGGCGGGTTCTCCGAGGCCGGCAATAGAGAACTGGAGAACAGGCTCCGGCAAGTGGTAGTGGAGACGGGAATAAGGCTACTGGGCCCCAACACAATAGGTATTATCGACCCCTACACAGGTGTCGACACATCATTCACCCGCGAGACTAAACCGTTTGCAGACGGAACGTGGGGGCGGGCAATCATATATCCCCGAAAAGGTAACGTGGCAATCATTTCTCAGAGCGGGGCCCTGGCCTACCACAGCATAGACCTGTTCGGCGACAGAGGTGTCGGGCTCCGGGCAGCCGCATGCGTAGGCAACCAAGTAGACGTTAACATAACCATGCTGGCGGATTATTTCTCGGACGACCCATTAACCCGGGTTATCGTGCTCTATGTTGAAGGTGTTGCTGACGGTAGAGGTTTGCTCAACGCCGTGTTGAAGGCCAGACATCGTGGTAAACAGGTTGTGGTGCTTAAGGCTGGGCGGACGGCCGTGGGCGGAAGGGCTGCCTACACCCACACCGCCAGCATGGTTGGTGAATGGGATGTTTTCACCGGCTGCCTCAGACAAGCAGGAGCTATGGTTGTAACCGGGGTGGAGCAGATGGTTGACGTCGCCCATCTAGCCAGCCTCCAAAAACCTCCACGAAACAGGAAAACCCTCATTCTCACAAACGCGGGAGGCTTCTCAGTGCTTGCAGCTGAACACATCAACATAAACGGGCTAGAGACACCTCAGCTATCTCAACAGACGGTGGAGAAGCTTCTGCAGCTCAGAGAATCTGGAGCTATTCCGGCGGTGGCAGTTCCAGCTAATCCGCTGGACCTAAGCGGCAGCGCAACACCGGAAGCCTTTGAAAAAGCCTACAACACCGTCGCAGCAGAGGATTTTGGAATTCATCTGTTGATGCCCTTCCACATACCGCCTCCCATGGACGAAAGCGTGGTGGAGAAGCTTGTACGCATAGCTAATGGATGTGGGGCGACGGTGGCGGCGGTTGATACAGGATACTCGGATTGGGGACAACGGATAAGAAAGCTGCTCACGGAAAACGGTGTTCCAGCATTTGAAAGCGTTGAGGCGGCTGCACAGGCCCTCTCCATCTACGCATCAGCCTCGACACCCAAACGAGACTCCTTCCCCATATTCCAACAAGTCCATGGAGAACCCCAGCCTATGGAGAGGAAACGGCTTCTCAGTCTTCTAAGGGTTTATGGTGTGGAGCCTGCTGAGGAGAGGCTTGTCTACAACGTTGACGATGCTCTCGCGGCAGCTGAGGAATTAGGCTATCCTCTGGTGATGAAGATAGCTTCGGAGAAGATTTCACACAAGAGCGACTTGGGGGGTGTGGTTCTGGGCATCAACACATCTGAGGCAGCCGCTGAAGCTTTCAACAAGTTGATGAATTTGGCTAAGAGGCTCGGTGTGGCTGATGACGGCGTGGTGTTGCAGGAAACCTGGACTGGGCTTGAGCTCCTGCTAAGCACAAAAACAGACCCGTCGATGGGGCCTGTGGTGACAGTGGGCCTGGGAGGTGTTTACACAGAGCTTTGGCGAGACATCATCACATATGCGGCTCCCGTTACAGAGGAAGAGGCCTTGAACATGCTTGACTCGCTTCAGCACGTCCGAATTTTGAACGGCTACAGAAACATACCTCCCATCAACAGGCGAATGATTGCCAAACTCATAGTACGCTTCTCAAGCATAATACCCGAAAACCCGTCGATAAACCAGCTGGAGATAAACCCCCTAACCATCAGAGGCGAAAATGTAAAAGCGGTTGACATCAGAGGCCTTGAGACAAAGCCAACCAATCTTTAA
- a CDS encoding iron complex ABC transporter substrate-binding protein: MRIVSLVPSATDILVELGAVDELAAVTYACGVVSKPVVVKPQITTENLSPEEVDRKISSAHANGEQLYIVDYGLIASLKPDLILAQGLCEVCGVTGDVVTEKLKSLAPTFTLNPHTVKEILDDILQVGRLVKREREAVELVAAISAKLEYVREYAAGLPRVRTAVLEWLHPPFCSGHWVPELVEMAGGHDLGVAGKPSRRIRAEEILAHEPEKLVAAPCGYSLEKAVSEVNRFSGQTWVQQLPAYRLGEVYAVEADRYFSRHGPQIGDAALILAEILHPEVFREKAPPKTFKKMM; the protein is encoded by the coding sequence ATGCGGATAGTCTCCCTTGTTCCCAGCGCAACAGACATCTTGGTTGAGTTGGGTGCGGTTGATGAATTGGCCGCGGTTACCTATGCATGCGGGGTTGTGTCGAAGCCTGTTGTGGTGAAGCCTCAAATCACCACCGAGAACCTTTCCCCCGAGGAGGTCGACCGAAAAATATCATCCGCTCATGCAAATGGTGAACAGCTCTACATTGTTGACTATGGTTTGATCGCGTCTCTGAAACCCGACCTCATACTGGCGCAGGGCCTCTGCGAGGTCTGTGGCGTAACAGGCGATGTCGTCACCGAGAAACTGAAAAGCTTGGCGCCAACATTCACCCTCAACCCGCATACAGTAAAGGAAATTCTCGACGACATCTTACAAGTTGGCCGACTGGTGAAAAGGGAGAGAGAAGCGGTTGAGCTTGTCGCAGCGATTTCAGCAAAGTTAGAGTATGTTAGAGAGTATGCGGCAGGTCTTCCCCGGGTCAGGACAGCTGTTCTCGAGTGGCTTCACCCTCCGTTCTGCAGCGGCCACTGGGTCCCCGAGCTCGTGGAAATGGCTGGGGGCCATGACCTCGGTGTCGCGGGCAAGCCATCCCGTAGAATAAGGGCTGAGGAAATACTTGCACATGAGCCCGAGAAACTGGTGGCCGCGCCTTGTGGATACAGTCTAGAAAAAGCCGTTTCTGAAGTTAATAGGTTCAGTGGCCAGACCTGGGTTCAACAGCTCCCCGCCTATAGATTGGGCGAAGTCTACGCCGTCGAGGCGGACCGGTACTTCAGCAGACATGGTCCACAGATTGGGGACGCGGCTTTGATACTTGCCGAGATACTTCATCCGGAAGTTTTCCGAGAAAAAGCTCCACCAAAAACATTCAAAAAAATGATGTAA